Proteins encoded by one window of Enterobacter pseudoroggenkampii:
- the cobD gene encoding threonine-phosphate decarboxylase CobD: MSEHGGNVLEAGLQLGIDPELLVDFSANINPLGLPDRVRSLIVSHLDIIMQYPDVEYRHLHQALATASRCDYDQTIAGNGETELIYGLVRTLAPRRAMLLVPGFAEYRRALQQQGCEIIDYALSEQNGFQVDVSILDAVRAHRPDCLFIATPNNPTGLMPDAGLLDRLASLCESLQIALIVDEAFIDFLPQGSTLAPRLAESRYLYLLRSLTKFFAIPGLRLGYLLSGNTQTIHQLKRTREPWSVNAFSALVGQYLLSDEDYIARSHAFIARERDFLWQAMARFSSLAVWKPQANFIFFRCLRPGFDLKAALLGHHILIRHCENYPGLDRDYYRIAVRTEAENRRFIAALTHVLQG; this comes from the coding sequence ATGAGTGAGCATGGTGGTAACGTTCTGGAAGCGGGGCTGCAGTTGGGGATCGATCCCGAGCTGCTGGTGGACTTTAGCGCGAACATCAATCCGTTAGGGCTGCCCGATCGCGTCAGGTCGCTCATTGTGTCCCACCTGGATATCATCATGCAGTACCCGGACGTTGAATACCGCCATCTTCATCAGGCGCTGGCCACCGCCAGCCGGTGTGACTATGACCAGACGATTGCCGGGAATGGCGAAACGGAGCTGATCTATGGCCTGGTGCGAACGCTTGCCCCTCGCCGGGCGATGCTGCTGGTACCGGGCTTCGCCGAATATCGCCGGGCATTACAGCAGCAGGGTTGCGAGATAATTGACTATGCGCTGAGTGAGCAGAACGGGTTCCAGGTGGATGTTTCCATACTGGACGCCGTTCGCGCGCACAGGCCCGATTGCCTGTTTATCGCGACGCCAAACAACCCTACCGGACTCATGCCTGATGCCGGTCTTCTCGACCGGCTGGCCTCACTGTGCGAATCGCTGCAGATTGCGCTGATTGTGGATGAGGCGTTCATCGATTTTCTGCCGCAGGGCTCCACGCTGGCGCCGCGGCTGGCGGAGTCACGCTATCTTTACCTGCTGCGATCCCTGACCAAGTTTTTTGCTATTCCCGGGCTGCGTCTTGGGTATCTGCTGAGCGGCAATACGCAAACCATTCACCAGCTGAAACGCACCCGTGAGCCCTGGTCCGTGAATGCCTTCTCGGCGCTTGTGGGGCAATATTTGCTGTCGGATGAGGACTATATTGCTCGCAGCCACGCCTTTATCGCCCGGGAGCGGGATTTCCTGTGGCAGGCGATGGCGCGCTTTTCATCGCTGGCGGTCTGGAAGCCGCAGGCCAACTTTATTTTCTTCCGCTGTCTGCGTCCGGGTTTCGACCTGAAGGCGGCGCTGCTCGGCCATCACATCCTTATCCGCCACTGCGAAAACTATCCAGGGCTCGATCGCGACTACTACCGGATTGCCGTGCGTACCGAGGCGGAGAACCGCCGGTTTATTGCCGCGCTGACTCACGTTTTACAAGGCTAA
- a CDS encoding precorrin-2 dehydrogenase/sirohydrochlorin ferrochelatase family protein: MDYFPIFCNLKGKRCLIVGGGQVATHKAKGLLAAGAVLHLVAPTLTPELASLHASGDIEWFPATFSPQYLQSCWLVIAATSDPQVNRQVAAAASAERIFCNVTDDPSAATFISPAIIDHSPVIIALSCGGNAPVYSKILKAHVAAHLPPGMRESVRLAGTLRERINRACGDRERKRAFWAAFFRHAPLQQALAQEHEQEVRQQVEWLIQHRLLSE, encoded by the coding sequence ATGGACTATTTCCCGATTTTTTGCAACCTGAAGGGGAAACGCTGCCTGATCGTCGGTGGCGGGCAGGTGGCGACGCATAAGGCGAAGGGGCTGCTGGCGGCCGGGGCGGTGCTGCATCTGGTTGCGCCCACCCTGACGCCGGAACTCGCCAGCCTGCACGCGAGCGGTGACATCGAGTGGTTTCCGGCGACGTTTTCGCCGCAGTATCTGCAGTCGTGCTGGCTGGTCATTGCCGCGACCAGCGATCCGCAGGTGAATCGTCAGGTCGCCGCGGCCGCCAGCGCGGAGCGTATCTTTTGCAATGTCACGGACGACCCTTCTGCTGCCACCTTTATCTCACCGGCCATAATCGACCATTCGCCGGTCATTATTGCGCTGAGCTGCGGGGGCAACGCGCCGGTGTACAGCAAGATCCTCAAAGCGCATGTCGCAGCCCACCTTCCTCCGGGCATGCGGGAAAGCGTGCGGCTGGCGGGGACGCTGCGTGAACGGATTAATCGCGCATGCGGTGACCGGGAGCGCAAGCGTGCATTTTGGGCCGCGTTCTTCCGGCATGCTCCGCTGCAGCAGGCTTTAGCGCAGGAGCACGAGCAAGAGGTCAGGCAGCAGGTCGAGTGGCTCATTCAGCACAGGCTGCTATCAGAGTAG
- a CDS encoding L-threonine kinase has translation MAVAQCPASCGELIQGWILGSEKLVSCPVEWYSTVEVSHGSPVADERPLSRAMVERLLQHWHYPAQLSQDIRIDVHSTIPVAKGMASSTADIAATAVATAHHLGRQLDESTLATLCVSLEPTDSTVFRQLTLFDHNDASTQIACHAQPALDLLVLESPQTLRTADYHRIPRQAGLLAGAPALERAWGKVQESCITQNPYRMGEAATLSAIASQTLLPKPDFDALLSLVEECGIYGVNVAHSGSVVGLMLDRNKDDVDYVKWLLVKKQLTRHWPEQHLLRMVKGGVTLL, from the coding sequence GTGGCTGTTGCGCAGTGCCCCGCGTCGTGCGGTGAGCTTATCCAGGGCTGGATTTTGGGCAGTGAGAAGCTGGTCTCCTGCCCTGTCGAATGGTACAGCACCGTTGAGGTGAGCCACGGCTCACCCGTGGCGGATGAACGCCCGCTTTCGCGCGCGATGGTCGAGCGATTGTTGCAGCACTGGCATTATCCGGCGCAGCTAAGCCAGGATATCCGCATTGACGTGCACTCGACCATCCCGGTTGCCAAAGGGATGGCCAGCAGCACCGCGGATATCGCCGCCACCGCCGTCGCCACCGCCCACCATCTGGGGCGTCAGCTCGACGAAAGCACGCTGGCAACGCTTTGCGTTTCGCTCGAACCCACCGACAGCACCGTGTTTCGCCAGTTGACCCTTTTCGACCATAACGACGCTTCCACGCAGATCGCCTGCCACGCCCAGCCCGCTCTCGACCTGCTCGTTCTGGAAAGTCCGCAAACGCTGCGTACGGCAGATTACCACCGCATCCCGCGTCAGGCGGGGCTACTGGCCGGTGCGCCAGCGCTGGAACGCGCGTGGGGAAAAGTCCAGGAGTCCTGCATAACGCAAAACCCTTATCGGATGGGCGAAGCGGCCACCCTCAGCGCCATCGCCAGCCAGACGCTGTTGCCTAAACCGGATTTTGACGCACTGCTCTCACTGGTGGAGGAGTGCGGTATTTACGGGGTGAACGTGGCGCACAGCGGTAGCGTCGTGGGTCTGATGCTGGACAGAAATAAAGACGATGTCGATTATGTGAAATGGCTGCTGGTAAAAAAACAGCTCACCCGCCACTGGCCTGAACAACACCTGCTGCGGATGGTAAAAGGCGGCGTGACGCTACTCTGA
- a CDS encoding cobyrinate a,c-diamide synthase, which yields MAAKQYAFVLAGTGSGCGKTTVTLGLLSLLKQRGLRVQPYKVGPDYLDTGWHTKVSGASSRNLDSFMLPEPILNALFCEHMQQADIAVIEGVMGLYDGYGTDPNYCSTAAMAKQLGCPVVLLVDGKAVSTSIAATVMGFQRFDPTLNIAGVIVNRVNSESHYQLLKTAIEHYCTLPVLGYVPHVEGVGLPERHLGLVTARESAADPQTWQNFAAILERTLDIEQLLALSQMASLPQGAWPARPDGDAGRGLTLAMADDEAFNFYYPDNITLLERSGVDIIRFSPLRDSRLPDCQMVWLGGGYPELHAARLAENTAMLASLREAHRRGVAIYAECGGLMYLGSTLEDSEGVTHRMANIIPGHSRMGKRLTRFGYCEAQARQPTLLADSGEVLRGHEFHYSDFSPQTPAVLACRKVRDGVTMQEWAGGWQVGNTFASYLHLHFAQRPTMLSRWLTAARGAL from the coding sequence ATGGCGGCAAAGCAGTACGCGTTTGTTCTGGCAGGTACCGGAAGCGGTTGTGGTAAAACCACGGTGACGCTTGGCCTGTTGAGTCTGTTAAAACAGCGTGGATTACGCGTCCAGCCGTATAAAGTGGGCCCTGACTATCTTGATACCGGCTGGCATACCAAAGTCAGCGGCGCCTCCTCCCGCAACCTCGACAGCTTCATGCTTCCTGAGCCAATACTCAACGCGCTGTTTTGCGAGCATATGCAGCAGGCGGATATCGCGGTCATTGAAGGCGTGATGGGGCTGTATGACGGCTACGGCACCGATCCGAACTATTGCAGCACCGCCGCGATGGCAAAACAGCTGGGCTGTCCGGTGGTTCTGCTGGTGGACGGCAAGGCGGTATCTACGTCGATTGCCGCGACCGTAATGGGCTTTCAGCGGTTCGACCCTACCCTCAATATTGCCGGGGTGATTGTCAATCGCGTCAACAGCGAATCACATTATCAGCTGCTCAAAACGGCCATTGAGCACTACTGCACGCTACCCGTCCTGGGCTATGTGCCGCACGTTGAGGGCGTCGGTTTGCCCGAGCGCCATCTTGGGTTGGTCACCGCCCGGGAGTCGGCCGCAGACCCGCAGACCTGGCAAAATTTTGCCGCCATTCTCGAACGTACGCTGGATATCGAACAACTTCTCGCGCTCAGCCAGATGGCGTCGCTGCCGCAGGGCGCCTGGCCCGCGCGCCCTGACGGGGACGCCGGGCGCGGGTTAACGCTCGCGATGGCCGATGACGAGGCCTTCAACTTCTATTACCCGGATAACATCACGCTGCTTGAACGTTCCGGGGTCGACATTATCCGCTTTAGCCCGCTGCGCGATAGCCGCTTACCTGACTGCCAGATGGTCTGGCTCGGGGGCGGTTACCCGGAGCTGCATGCGGCACGGCTTGCGGAAAACACCGCGATGCTCGCCAGCCTGCGGGAGGCGCATCGTCGCGGGGTGGCGATCTACGCCGAATGCGGTGGGCTGATGTACCTCGGCAGCACGCTGGAAGATAGCGAGGGGGTTACCCACCGGATGGCCAATATTATCCCCGGCCACAGCAGGATGGGTAAACGGCTGACCCGTTTTGGCTATTGTGAGGCGCAGGCGCGCCAGCCCACGCTGCTGGCCGATAGCGGGGAGGTGCTGCGAGGGCATGAGTTTCACTATTCTGACTTCTCCCCCCAAACCCCTGCGGTACTGGCGTGCCGCAAAGTGCGTGATGGCGTGACGATGCAGGAATGGGCGGGGGGCTGGCAGGTTGGCAACACGTTCGCAAGCTACCTGCACCTCCACTTTGCCCAACGCCCCACGATGCTCAGCCGCTGGCTGACGGCGGCGAGGGGGGCGCTATGA
- the cbiB gene encoding adenosylcobinamide-phosphate synthase CbiB — MTLMAWCVAWLLDVIIGDPQHWPHPVRWIGNLINAVQRGVRRCCHSDAALRIGGGVMWLAVVGLTWGIAWGVLAFGRWVHPWLGWAIEVWMIFTVLAGRSLANAARDVERPLRAGDLDESREKLSWIVGRDTSQLQPEQINRAVVETVAENTVDGVIAPLFFLLLGGAPLAMAYKAVNTLDSMVGYKHEKYRAIGMVSARMDDVANAIPARLSWLLLSVAAWLCREDPSRALRVGWRDRYNHSSPNCAWAEATVAGALGIRLGGPNTYFGQRVEKPWIGDALRPIAVDDISRTIRLMWVSSTLALALFIAARWLMAGAA, encoded by the coding sequence ATGACCCTGATGGCATGGTGCGTCGCGTGGCTGCTCGATGTCATCATCGGCGACCCGCAACACTGGCCGCATCCGGTGCGCTGGATAGGCAACCTGATCAATGCGGTGCAGCGGGGTGTACGCCGCTGCTGCCATAGCGACGCGGCGTTACGCATTGGCGGCGGCGTCATGTGGCTGGCCGTCGTGGGGCTGACCTGGGGCATAGCCTGGGGCGTGCTGGCGTTCGGACGGTGGGTGCATCCCTGGCTGGGCTGGGCGATTGAGGTGTGGATGATATTTACCGTGCTGGCCGGGCGCAGTCTGGCAAACGCCGCGCGGGACGTTGAACGCCCGCTGCGGGCAGGCGACCTTGATGAAAGCCGCGAAAAGCTCTCCTGGATAGTGGGGCGCGATACCTCTCAGCTTCAGCCGGAACAGATCAACCGGGCGGTGGTGGAGACCGTCGCGGAGAACACGGTCGACGGCGTTATCGCCCCGCTGTTCTTCCTCCTGCTGGGCGGCGCGCCGCTGGCGATGGCCTATAAGGCGGTGAATACCCTCGATTCAATGGTGGGCTACAAGCATGAAAAATACCGCGCGATCGGCATGGTCAGCGCCCGTATGGATGACGTGGCGAACGCTATCCCCGCGCGCCTGAGCTGGCTCTTACTGAGCGTTGCGGCGTGGCTATGCCGCGAGGATCCCTCCCGCGCGCTGCGCGTCGGCTGGCGCGACCGCTACAACCACAGCAGCCCCAACTGCGCGTGGGCTGAAGCAACGGTTGCCGGTGCGCTGGGCATCCGGCTTGGCGGACCCAACACCTATTTTGGCCAGCGCGTGGAAAAGCCGTGGATCGGCGACGCGCTGCGCCCGATTGCGGTAGACGACATTTCCCGAACGATTCGACTGATGTGGGTTTCCTCCACCCTGGCGCTGGC